One window from the genome of Musa acuminata AAA Group cultivar baxijiao chromosome BXJ1-4, Cavendish_Baxijiao_AAA, whole genome shotgun sequence encodes:
- the LOC103981690 gene encoding transcription factor bHLH35-like yields MAAQSTSSTLPKNIMAERERRKKFNKTLYDLRSVVPNITKMNKTSVILDAINYIQELQEQERSLVEEISELESPKQITAPPHGIKDEDLLHAQMQRRRAASMSPIEAMEVSVAEMGNGISLVSITCNKKWNAIVMVLGVIESLDLRIFTANITSSFGKVFLSLVIQADGRPSAYLKERIEANFVRLEATSRGHKKPFIR; encoded by the exons ATGGCTGCTCAGTCGACGTCGTCGACGCTACCGAAGAACATCATGGCGGAGCGGGAACGGAGGAAGAAGTTCAACAAAACGCTCTACGATCTCCGAAGCGTAGTCCCCAACATCACAAAG ATGAACAAGACGTCGGTCATCCTCGACGCGATCAACTACATCCAAGAGCTTCAAGAGCAAGAGAGGTCGCTGGTGGAAGAGATATCGGAGCTGGAGTCGCCGAAACAGATAACTGCACCACCTCATGGCATAAAGGACGAAGACCTTCTCCATGCACAGATGCAAAGGAGGAGAGCAGCATCGATGTCACCAATCGAAGCGATGGAA GTTAGCGTGGCAGAGATGGGCAATGGCATCTCGTTGGTTAGCATCACTTGCAACAAGAAGTGGAATGCCATTGTTATGGTGCTTGGGGTTATCGAGTCTCTTGATCTCAGGATCTTCACAGCCAATATCACTTCTAGCTTCGGAAAAGTCTTCCTCTCTCTAGTGAttcag GCTGATGGAAGACCGAGTGCTTATTTGAAGGAAAGGATCGAAGCCAATTTCGTACGTCTCGAGGCCACATCTCGAGGCCACAAGAAACCCTTCATTCGGTAA